The Gemmatimonadota bacterium genome contains the following window.
AGGTTGGCTGGTCGTGTCGTACATGGGTCATGGGTACTGCCTCGACGCTATGCCAGCCACGCCTCACTCCGGCATGTACAAATACAGATTATCCACTAACTGCGGCCGCGGCGCGGTGTCCTGGAGCCATCGGTAGGGTTTGCTGATGATGCCGACCTTGCCGTCCAGTTCGATGACCTGGGCTTCGTGCGTACCTATCCCGATATCGATGACGTGCTGCTCCATGCGGCCGTCCCGGCTAAGATAGAGCAGTTGCCGCGGTGGATGCGGCTTCGTCCAGTCCCCCCTGCCCATCTCACCCACGTAGATGTCGGGCCGCCCGTCGCCATCGAAGTCGGCCACCTGCAAAGTGTGCGCATCGAGGAGCCGGTCATTCAGCACCTCGGCTTCCCACGGCCGCTCGACATCCGCACCCGGCCTGAACAGCGCTAGCCGGCCGTACGTCTGCCCGATGTCGAGGGCCACCTCGCACACAGCGATTTCGACTCGCCCGTCCCCGTCGAAATCAGCCGCGCGAACCCGCACGCCGTCATATCCTTCGGCGTAGACGTGCCGTTCCCATTCTCCGTTCGGCAGGAGCCGGTACCACGAAGTCCCGGCGATGAGTTCCAGCCGGCCGTCTCCGTCCACGTCGGCGGCCGCGAAGTCCTGTTCGCTCACGCCGGTGGCTACTTCGCGGACACCGGACCACGGAGACTGGTATGGATCATCGGGCACCGGCACCGAGAAGATCGTACCGGCATCGGGGTTCCATACGTACAACTCGTTCCGGCCGTCGCCGTCGATATCTGCAACCAGCAGGTCGTGGATCCGGCAATGGGGAAGCTCGAAGACCACGCGCCGGATCCATCGCCGGGCGGGATCGTCGGAGCATTCCCACCAGAATACGTGGTTGCCCCGATCGCTGGTGCCGGAGATCAGGTCGAGCTTCCCATTCCCGGTGAGGTCGACGAGTGCGGTGCCGACGCTGATGCTCGGAAAGGTGTCATCCATCAAGTGCGGCGCCCACTTCCCCTGATCGGTGCGGCCGAACCAGTGCAGTCCGTCCGGACTCCGGGTGGCGATGACGAATTCCTGCACGCCGTCTCCGTCGAGGTCCCCCACGACACAGTCCATGCGCTCGGCTGGACCGCCTTCATAGATGGTGTGGCGACGGAATACGGGGGCTTCAGGCATAAAGTGGCCTCAAGTTAACTCTGGGGTAAACGCCCGGCCTTCGGTTATTCAACCCCACGCATTGCGCAGCGTCCGGACCCAGTTGCCGTGCATGATGTCGGCAATGTCGGCCTCCGAATAGCCGCGTCTATCCAGGATGGCGGGGATCTTCCGCAGGTCGGCGATGGTCTCCATATCGGCGGGACACTGTTCCTTACCATAGCCTCCGTCCAGGCCGGTGCCGATGGCGGCGTGGCGCGCGCTCCCTGTCAGCTGGCAGACATGGTCGATGTGATCGACCACGGTTTCGAAGGTGATGGCCGAATTGTCCATGGCGACCGGGTCCCACAGGGGGGATATCATCCAGATGTCCATGGCCGTACCGATGACGCCGCCGCGCTCGGCCAGGGCCTTGATCTGCTTGTCGTCGAGCTGGCGGTCGTGGTCGCACAGGGCCCTGCAGCAGTTGTGGGTGGCCAGCACGGGGCCGTTGAAGATGTCCAGCGCTTCCCAGAAGGCCTGTTCGGCCAGGTGGCTCACGTCCAGGATGATCCCGGCCGCCTCCAGGGCTTCGAGCATGGGGCGGCCCCTGGCCGTCAGACCGCCGGGCGCCTGGGTCCCGTGGGCATAGGAGCTGACCCCGTAGTGGCACAGACTCACCACCCGCAGGCCTTCATCCCACCACTCGCCTACCTGTTCGGGACCCACGATGCCGTCCGCCCCTTCCATGCTGAGGACAAACCCAAGCGGCGTCGTAAGGGGATCGGCTTCCCACTCGGCCAGATGGGCGTCGAGTTCGGTCCGGTCGCGTACCTGGCGAAAGACCCCTTTGGCTTCCATCAGGCGGTAGTAGGCCAGCTCGCCCATGCATCGGGCGTAGGCGATGTCCTGGGTGCGTACACCGGCAAAGCGCTTTCCCATGGAAGCGATC
Protein-coding sequences here:
- a CDS encoding VCBS repeat-containing protein, giving the protein MPEAPVFRRHTIYEGGPAERMDCVVGDLDGDGVQEFVIATRSPDGLHWFGRTDQGKWAPHLMDDTFPSISVGTALVDLTGNGKLDLISGTSDRGNHVFWWECSDDPARRWIRRVVFELPHCRIHDLLVADIDGDGRNELYVWNPDAGTIFSVPVPDDPYQSPWSGVREVATGVSEQDFAAADVDGDGRLELIAGTSWYRLLPNGEWERHVYAEGYDGVRVRAADFDGDGRVEIAVCEVALDIGQTYGRLALFRPGADVERPWEAEVLNDRLLDAHTLQVADFDGDGRPDIYVGEMGRGDWTKPHPPRQLLYLSRDGRMEQHVIDIGIGTHEAQVIELDGKVGIISKPYRWLQDTAPRPQLVDNLYLYMPE
- a CDS encoding membrane dipeptidase → MLIVDSHLDIAYNALEWDRDLFQPISKIREAEAGMAQKGRGLGVVNFEELRRGGIGLMFVTVNCRIASMGKRFAGVRTQDIAYARCMGELAYYRLMEAKGVFRQVRDRTELDAHLAEWEADPLTTPLGFVLSMEGADGIVGPEQVGEWWDEGLRVVSLCHYGVSSYAHGTQAPGGLTARGRPMLEALEAAGIILDVSHLAEQAFWEALDIFNGPVLATHNCCRALCDHDRQLDDKQIKALAERGGVIGTAMDIWMISPLWDPVAMDNSAITFETVVDHIDHVCQLTGSARHAAIGTGLDGGYGKEQCPADMETIADLRKIPAILDRRGYSEADIADIMHGNWVRTLRNAWG